One Coccinella septempunctata chromosome 8, icCocSept1.1, whole genome shotgun sequence genomic window carries:
- the LOC123318727 gene encoding synaptic vesicle glycoprotein 2B-like produces the protein MKNFLKNLRVFGDCGENAKAEYDASKPADFETALGATGFGKFNFLLFLIAFPTCWAVMFQTTTMSFVFPAAQCDLNLTLEDKGLLNGVTFAGTVVSAFIWGFLFDTFGRRKLLIIGFFLDGLTVILSAVSQDIIFLMITKFLGGIIVIGPFAALTPYLSELHVAKYRSRIPLVMGACFAIGGIYLPFIASLILPLNFEQVLAENFVLHSWSLFLFVNAIPSLLGALLLYYLPESPKFLMSVGKHEEALEVFRRIYSLNSGFPPENYPIKELVKEETRCSQSSWLSKSCSQLGPLFGKYLKLFLLVCFLNVLITTSFNTFRLWLPQLFQAITDYKYYNNGTSASLCEMLSILRRGNEPKECFVNFENFDVYLNAMWVCLTSLTGYLIAGSLVNILGQNKLLAITSFLAGLCSIGIYFSPNSLLSTVFMAGFYSLCSIATNTTSLVVINLFPTSIRTTSLSLAFMFARIFSMVGNVIFPYLINMGCEPPFVMLAVLVFTCSILTLILPEQKNSLQ, from the exons atgaagaatttcttgAAGAACCTACGCGTTTTTGGTGATTGTGGAGAAAATGCTAAGGCAGAAT ACGATGCATCCAAACCAGCAGACTTCGAAACAGCTCTGGGTGCAACTGGTTTCGGAAAATTCAACTTTTTACTCTTCCTGATAGCCTTTCCGACATGTTGGGCTGTGATGTTCCAAACCACCACCATGTCGTTCGTTTTTCCTGCCGCCCAGTGCGATCTGAACTTGACTTTGGAAGATAAAGGCCTTTTGAATGGAGTCACattcgctg gaaCTGTCGTCAGTGCATTCATTTGGGGATTTCTGTTCGATACATTCGGAAGACGAAAGCTACTGATCATTGGATTCTTTTTAGATGGACTCACAGTCATTCTGAGTGCCGTATCGCaggatataatttttttgatgatCACTAAATTCTTGGGAGGGATTAT TGTAATTGGTCCATTTGCTGCTCTGACGCCGTATTTATCAGAGCTCCACGTGGCTAAGTACAGATCCAGAATACCTTTGGTGATGGGGGCTTGTTTTGCGATAGGAGGAATATACCTACCCTTCATTGCTTCGTTGATACTACCGCTGAATTTCGAACAAGTCTTGGCGGAGAATTTTG TTCTTCATTCATGGAGTTTATTTTTGTTTGTCAATGCAATACCCTCTCTACTCGGAGCTTTACTTCTATATTATCTGCCCGAAAGCCCAAAGTTCTTAATGTCTGTGGGAAAACATGAAGAAGCCTTGGAGGTATTCAGAAGGATATATAGCCTTAACAGTGGATTCCCTCCAGAAAATTATCCA ATAAAAGAACTCGTAAAAGAAGAAACACGATGCAGTCAATCCTCCTGGCTATCCAAAAGTTGTAGTCAGTTAGGTCCTCTATTCGGAAAATACCTCAAACTTTTTTTGTTGGTTTGCTTTCTGAATGTTCTGATAACGACAAG CTTTAATACCTTCAGACTTTGGCTACCTCAACTATTTCAGGCTATCACAGATTATAAATACTACAATAATGGCACATCTGCTTCTCTATGCGAGATGCTGAGCATTCTTAGACGAGGAAATGAACCCAAAGAGTGTTTTGTA aatttcgaaaattttgacGTCTACCTCAACGCAATGTGGGTATGTTTGACCTCACTGACTGGATATCTGATTGCAGGATCCTTAGTTAATATATTGGGCCAAAATAAACTTTTAG CTATCACAAGTTTTCTAGCAGGTTTATGCTCGATAGGAATCTATTTTTCACCGAACAGTCTACTGTCGACAGTTTTCATGGCTGGATTCTACAGCCTGTGCAGCATAGCTACCAATACAACTTCTTTAGTAGTTATCAATCTCTTTCCAACTTCCATAAG GACAACATCGCTTTCTTTGGCCTTTATGTTTGCCAGAATTTTTTCCATGGTTGGAAACGTAATATTTCCATATTTGATCAATATGGGGTGCGAACCACCCTTTGTTATGCTGGCAGTATTAGTTTTCA catGCTCTATTTTGACTCTGATTCTTCCTGAACAGAAAAATTCTCTTCAATGA
- the LOC123318728 gene encoding synaptic vesicle glycoprotein 2B-like, giving the protein MLVKAQNEVELKEDLIGIKKNENADFETAISATGFGKFNVFLLFATLPTCWASIFQLTTISYVFPNAQCDLSLSLEDKGLLSAVTFAGMMFSAFLWGFMYDTYGRRNLLKIGFFLDALLVILSSFSQNIGHLMVTKFLGGFIISGPFAALATYFSEMHDTKNRPRVPLVMGVSYALGGIYLPFLASLILPMENRWYVTENIVLHPWGIFLLINSIPSILSGSIFCFLPESPKFLMSMGRNEEAIEVFKNIYSWNTGRKTSSYPIKDLIMERTKNSENTNRFRQILPLFKGKLLKSFILVCFLQMFMTTSFYTLRIWMPQLFQAINDYKFFNNGTSSNLCDMLRVLNRGKTTKDCFVNFDNFEVYMNSMIVSLVTMIGYLIAGSLVNLLGQNKLLGIISFISGCSALGIYFSPNETAATIFIAACSSSASIGVNACIVVIVNLFPTTLRTITLSLTMIFGRIAVMMGNIIFPFLLEIGCFSPFLALAFLGFACSTACMLLPKKNVNFT; this is encoded by the exons ATGTTAGTGAAGGCTCAAAATGAAGTTGAATTGAAGGAAGATCTTATAGGCATAAAAA AAAATGAAAATGCTGACTTCGAAACGGCAATCTCAGCAACAGGTTTcggaaaattcaatgttttcCTTCTCTTTGCAACTCTTCCAACATGCTGGGCCTCCATATTTCAGCTGACGACTATTTCCTATGTTTTTCCTAATGCACAGTGCGATTTGAGTTTGAGCTTGGAGGACAAAGGCTTGTTGAGTGCTGTAACATTTGCCG GAATGATGTTCAGTGCCTTCTTGTGGGGATTCATGTACGACACATATGGAAGAAGAAACCTCCTGAAGATTGGTTTTTTCCTGGACGCATTGCTGGTGATACTCAGCAGTTTTTCCCAAAATATTGGACACCTCATGGTGACCAAATTTCTTGGAGGGTTCAT TATAAGTGGTCCATTTGCAGCCCTTGCAACATATTTTTCTGAGATGCACGACACTAAGAATAGACCAAGGGTTCCCTTGGTGATGGGTGTCTCTTATGCGCTTGGTGGTATTTATCTGCCTTTTTTAGCATCCCTTATTTTACCAATGGAAAACCGCTGGTATGTCACAGAAAACATAG TGCTTCACCCATGGGGTATATTCCTTTTGATAAATTCAATACCTTCGATTCTTAGTGGGTCAATTTTTTGTTTCCTCCCCGAATCTCCCAAATTCCTGATGTCAATGGGAAGAAACGAAGAGGCTATCGAAGTGTTCAAGAATATTTATTCTTGGAATACTGGTAGAAAAACATCATCGTACCCA ATTAAAGACCTCATAATGGAGAGGactaaaaattcagaaaataccAACAGGTTTCGACAAATACTTCCTCTGTTCAAGGGTAAATTACTTAAGAGTTTCATATTAGTTTGTTTCCTTCAGATGTTCATGACAACAAG TTTTTACACGTTAAGGATATGGATGCCTCAACTGTTCCAAGCCATAAACgattataaatttttcaataatggtACATCGTCCAATCTCTGCGACATGTTGAGAGTTCTAAACCGTGGAAAAACGACAAAGGATTGTTTTGTG aatttcgATAATTTTGAAGTTTATATGAACTCAATGATTGTTTCTCTGGTGACAATGATTGGTTATTTGATAGCTGGGAGTTTGGTCAACTTGCTTGGACAAAataaattgttag GTATCATCAGTTTCATATCTGGCTGTTCAGCGTTGGGAATTTACTTTTCGCCGAATGAAACTGCAGCTACAATCTTCATTGCAGCTTGTTCAAGCTCAGCCAGTATAGGAGTGAATGCTTGTATAGTAGTGATTGTAAATCTGTTTCCCACTACACTTAG GACTATTACTCTTTCTTTGACCATGATATTTGGTCGTATAGCTGTCATGATGGGTAACATCATTTTTCCATTTCTGCTAGAGATAGGATGCTTCTCGCCTTTCTTAGCCTTGGCATTTTTGGGATTTG CTTGTTCCACGGCCTGCATGCTTTTGCcgaagaaaaatgtaaatttcacGTAA
- the LOC123319290 gene encoding synaptic vesicle glycoprotein 2C-like isoform X2: MIVPVFEANKEEADFETAIHYARYGKFQKFLLGVCGLIYATCAISTTTLSFVLPSAECDFHLSSNDKGKLSAMPLIGMIFGCCVWGFVADSKGRRTAIMSSLLVDFLAGFISAFSQTFPVFLMCRFFSGFGIIGATSIVFSYLGEFLPNKKRDTVLGRLELFWNVGIIILPGIAWTLLNKTTFDTFSMLNFYNPWRIFVLICCLPSLLSCVCLYFLPETPKYLISKRRYQNAIMVFQRVYRINTNKPLSSFPVTSLSGEGNNNEKSMEYDSNSNYFERLRENIVSGFEDLKELSTQPYLKYLGITAISDFGLMASYYTLIMWFPEIFERFNNFENSHGGQKAGICEVSQIGAYNETLSYSERVCEPAVNNRVFIETIIIGLSCIPSSISLSFFMAKLGKKYVLVTSLFLAGLSTMALNWVSSSEETLVLSAIFEALTSILETVLFCVVVELFPTNLRAPALAITATAGRIGAIFGNLVFGALIDIQCSVPIYLFGALLVGSGILTLGIPQSETYFVLH, from the exons ATGAT TGTTCCAGTGTTCGAAGCAAATAAGGAAGAAGCTGACTTCGAAACTGCTATTCACTATGCAC GTTATGGCAAGTTCCAAAAATTTCTACTTGGCGTTTGCGGCCTCATATATGCCACTTGCGCCATCAGTACTACTACTTTATCCTTCGTTCTGCCGTCTGCAGAATGCGATTTTCACTTGTCCTCGAACGATAAGGGGAAGCTTTCAGCGATGCCTTTAATAG GAATGATTTTTGGTTGTTGCGTTTGGGGATTCGTTGCCGATTCAAAGGGTAGAAGAACAGCAATTATGTCGTCTTTACTAGTAGATTTCCTAGCAGGTTTCATATCTGCCTTCTCGCAAACCTTTCCAGTATTTTTGATGTGCAGGTTCTTCAGCGGCTTTGG TATTATAGGTGCGACCAGTATTGTCTTCTCCTATCTAGGAGAATTTCTCCCCAATAAAAAACGGGACACAGTCCTAGGAAGACTGGAATTATTCTGGAACGTTGGAATCATAATTTTACCAG GTATCGCTTGGACATTATTGAATAAAACAACGTTCGATACCTTCTCtatgttgaatttttacaaCCCTTGGAGGATCTTCGTACTCATTTGTTGTCTCCCAAGTCTCCTGAGTTGCGTGTGCTTGTATTTCTTGCCAGAAACGCCTAAATACCTCATATCGAAGAGACGCTACCAGAATGCAATCATGGTATTTCAAAGGGTGTATAGGATCAACACAAATAAACCGCTCAGTTCTTTTCCA gTAACATCTTTGTCTGGCGAAGGAAACAACAATGAGAAGAGTATGGAATATGACAGCAATTCGAATTACTTCGAACGTTTAAGGGAAAACATCGTCAGTGGGTTCGAGGATCTCAAAGAACTGTCCACGCAGCCTTATCTCAAGTACTTGGGAATAACAGCCATCTCCGATTTTGGACTCATGGCAAG TTACTACACACTCATCATGTGGTTCCCCGAaattttcgaacgtttcaataatttcgaaaattcGCATGGCGGTCAAAAGGCTGGTATATGCGAAGTCTCTCAAATAGGTGCCTATAACGAAACACTGAGTTATTCAGAGAGAGTATGCGAACCCGCTGTTAACAACAGGGTGTTCATCGAGACTATTATTATAGGATTGAGTTGCATACCATCCTCCATATCTTTGAGTTTCTTTATGGCGAAACTCGGCAAGAAATATGTCTTAG TGACGAGTTTGTTTTTGGCCGGATTATCAACGATGGCACTCAACTGGGTGTCCAGCTCAGAAGAAACGCTCGTATTGTCGGCTATTTTCGAAGCCCTCACCAGTATTTTGGAAACTGTCCTCTTCTGCGTGGTCGTAGAGCTCTTTCCTACAAATTTGAG GGCGCCAGCATTGGCGATAACTGCAACAGCTGGCAGAATAGGAGCTATTTTTGGGAATTTGGTGTTTGGTGCTCTGATTGATATTCAGTGCAGCGTACCAATATACCTCTTCGGAGCACTTCTAGTGG GGAGTGGTATACTGACTTTGGGAATTCCACAATCTGAAACATATTTTGTGCTTCACTAG
- the LOC123319290 gene encoding synaptic vesicle glycoprotein 2C-like isoform X1, giving the protein MLKTLSFSFAHDHVFEANKEEADFETAIHYARYGKFQKFLLGVCGLIYATCAISTTTLSFVLPSAECDFHLSSNDKGKLSAMPLIGMIFGCCVWGFVADSKGRRTAIMSSLLVDFLAGFISAFSQTFPVFLMCRFFSGFGIIGATSIVFSYLGEFLPNKKRDTVLGRLELFWNVGIIILPGIAWTLLNKTTFDTFSMLNFYNPWRIFVLICCLPSLLSCVCLYFLPETPKYLISKRRYQNAIMVFQRVYRINTNKPLSSFPVTSLSGEGNNNEKSMEYDSNSNYFERLRENIVSGFEDLKELSTQPYLKYLGITAISDFGLMASYYTLIMWFPEIFERFNNFENSHGGQKAGICEVSQIGAYNETLSYSERVCEPAVNNRVFIETIIIGLSCIPSSISLSFFMAKLGKKYVLVTSLFLAGLSTMALNWVSSSEETLVLSAIFEALTSILETVLFCVVVELFPTNLRAPALAITATAGRIGAIFGNLVFGALIDIQCSVPIYLFGALLVGSGILTLGIPQSETYFVLH; this is encoded by the exons ATGTTGAAGACCCTCAGTTTTAGCTTCGCTCACGACCATG TGTTCGAAGCAAATAAGGAAGAAGCTGACTTCGAAACTGCTATTCACTATGCAC GTTATGGCAAGTTCCAAAAATTTCTACTTGGCGTTTGCGGCCTCATATATGCCACTTGCGCCATCAGTACTACTACTTTATCCTTCGTTCTGCCGTCTGCAGAATGCGATTTTCACTTGTCCTCGAACGATAAGGGGAAGCTTTCAGCGATGCCTTTAATAG GAATGATTTTTGGTTGTTGCGTTTGGGGATTCGTTGCCGATTCAAAGGGTAGAAGAACAGCAATTATGTCGTCTTTACTAGTAGATTTCCTAGCAGGTTTCATATCTGCCTTCTCGCAAACCTTTCCAGTATTTTTGATGTGCAGGTTCTTCAGCGGCTTTGG TATTATAGGTGCGACCAGTATTGTCTTCTCCTATCTAGGAGAATTTCTCCCCAATAAAAAACGGGACACAGTCCTAGGAAGACTGGAATTATTCTGGAACGTTGGAATCATAATTTTACCAG GTATCGCTTGGACATTATTGAATAAAACAACGTTCGATACCTTCTCtatgttgaatttttacaaCCCTTGGAGGATCTTCGTACTCATTTGTTGTCTCCCAAGTCTCCTGAGTTGCGTGTGCTTGTATTTCTTGCCAGAAACGCCTAAATACCTCATATCGAAGAGACGCTACCAGAATGCAATCATGGTATTTCAAAGGGTGTATAGGATCAACACAAATAAACCGCTCAGTTCTTTTCCA gTAACATCTTTGTCTGGCGAAGGAAACAACAATGAGAAGAGTATGGAATATGACAGCAATTCGAATTACTTCGAACGTTTAAGGGAAAACATCGTCAGTGGGTTCGAGGATCTCAAAGAACTGTCCACGCAGCCTTATCTCAAGTACTTGGGAATAACAGCCATCTCCGATTTTGGACTCATGGCAAG TTACTACACACTCATCATGTGGTTCCCCGAaattttcgaacgtttcaataatttcgaaaattcGCATGGCGGTCAAAAGGCTGGTATATGCGAAGTCTCTCAAATAGGTGCCTATAACGAAACACTGAGTTATTCAGAGAGAGTATGCGAACCCGCTGTTAACAACAGGGTGTTCATCGAGACTATTATTATAGGATTGAGTTGCATACCATCCTCCATATCTTTGAGTTTCTTTATGGCGAAACTCGGCAAGAAATATGTCTTAG TGACGAGTTTGTTTTTGGCCGGATTATCAACGATGGCACTCAACTGGGTGTCCAGCTCAGAAGAAACGCTCGTATTGTCGGCTATTTTCGAAGCCCTCACCAGTATTTTGGAAACTGTCCTCTTCTGCGTGGTCGTAGAGCTCTTTCCTACAAATTTGAG GGCGCCAGCATTGGCGATAACTGCAACAGCTGGCAGAATAGGAGCTATTTTTGGGAATTTGGTGTTTGGTGCTCTGATTGATATTCAGTGCAGCGTACCAATATACCTCTTCGGAGCACTTCTAGTGG GGAGTGGTATACTGACTTTGGGAATTCCACAATCTGAAACATATTTTGTGCTTCACTAG
- the LOC123319290 gene encoding synaptic vesicle glycoprotein 2C-like isoform X3 has translation MPLIGMIFGCCVWGFVADSKGRRTAIMSSLLVDFLAGFISAFSQTFPVFLMCRFFSGFGIIGATSIVFSYLGEFLPNKKRDTVLGRLELFWNVGIIILPGIAWTLLNKTTFDTFSMLNFYNPWRIFVLICCLPSLLSCVCLYFLPETPKYLISKRRYQNAIMVFQRVYRINTNKPLSSFPVTSLSGEGNNNEKSMEYDSNSNYFERLRENIVSGFEDLKELSTQPYLKYLGITAISDFGLMASYYTLIMWFPEIFERFNNFENSHGGQKAGICEVSQIGAYNETLSYSERVCEPAVNNRVFIETIIIGLSCIPSSISLSFFMAKLGKKYVLVTSLFLAGLSTMALNWVSSSEETLVLSAIFEALTSILETVLFCVVVELFPTNLRAPALAITATAGRIGAIFGNLVFGALIDIQCSVPIYLFGALLVGSGILTLGIPQSETYFVLH, from the exons ATGCCTTTAATAG GAATGATTTTTGGTTGTTGCGTTTGGGGATTCGTTGCCGATTCAAAGGGTAGAAGAACAGCAATTATGTCGTCTTTACTAGTAGATTTCCTAGCAGGTTTCATATCTGCCTTCTCGCAAACCTTTCCAGTATTTTTGATGTGCAGGTTCTTCAGCGGCTTTGG TATTATAGGTGCGACCAGTATTGTCTTCTCCTATCTAGGAGAATTTCTCCCCAATAAAAAACGGGACACAGTCCTAGGAAGACTGGAATTATTCTGGAACGTTGGAATCATAATTTTACCAG GTATCGCTTGGACATTATTGAATAAAACAACGTTCGATACCTTCTCtatgttgaatttttacaaCCCTTGGAGGATCTTCGTACTCATTTGTTGTCTCCCAAGTCTCCTGAGTTGCGTGTGCTTGTATTTCTTGCCAGAAACGCCTAAATACCTCATATCGAAGAGACGCTACCAGAATGCAATCATGGTATTTCAAAGGGTGTATAGGATCAACACAAATAAACCGCTCAGTTCTTTTCCA gTAACATCTTTGTCTGGCGAAGGAAACAACAATGAGAAGAGTATGGAATATGACAGCAATTCGAATTACTTCGAACGTTTAAGGGAAAACATCGTCAGTGGGTTCGAGGATCTCAAAGAACTGTCCACGCAGCCTTATCTCAAGTACTTGGGAATAACAGCCATCTCCGATTTTGGACTCATGGCAAG TTACTACACACTCATCATGTGGTTCCCCGAaattttcgaacgtttcaataatttcgaaaattcGCATGGCGGTCAAAAGGCTGGTATATGCGAAGTCTCTCAAATAGGTGCCTATAACGAAACACTGAGTTATTCAGAGAGAGTATGCGAACCCGCTGTTAACAACAGGGTGTTCATCGAGACTATTATTATAGGATTGAGTTGCATACCATCCTCCATATCTTTGAGTTTCTTTATGGCGAAACTCGGCAAGAAATATGTCTTAG TGACGAGTTTGTTTTTGGCCGGATTATCAACGATGGCACTCAACTGGGTGTCCAGCTCAGAAGAAACGCTCGTATTGTCGGCTATTTTCGAAGCCCTCACCAGTATTTTGGAAACTGTCCTCTTCTGCGTGGTCGTAGAGCTCTTTCCTACAAATTTGAG GGCGCCAGCATTGGCGATAACTGCAACAGCTGGCAGAATAGGAGCTATTTTTGGGAATTTGGTGTTTGGTGCTCTGATTGATATTCAGTGCAGCGTACCAATATACCTCTTCGGAGCACTTCTAGTGG GGAGTGGTATACTGACTTTGGGAATTCCACAATCTGAAACATATTTTGTGCTTCACTAG
- the LOC123318609 gene encoding uncharacterized protein LOC123318609, whose protein sequence is MAEEEQPPTISEIEPPSVPQDEEVEVNKAQGLNENFFYNTMLARALLQILPNRDRKSVKNWLDKLADMDQNDDEITLRHEYMWFLLLMMETRKIREPFNMLPPKDLVPLKDAVPTNVYEEVLLWNDQTSFSSEKEHDTKAETLSEKGPPVKTSSPAKFIENNPWPKQGVVCYLAAFSDRDTY, encoded by the exons ATGGCCGAAGAAGAACAGCCTCCTACAATATCGGAAATAGAACCTCCCTCAGTACCGCAAGATGAAGAAGTTGAAGTTAACAAAGCCCAAGggttgaatgaaaatttcttctaCAACACTATGCTTGCTCGAGCTCTTCTGCAGATTCTACCTAATAGAG ATAGGAAGAGTGTCAAAAACTGGTTGGATAAACTGGCAGATATGGATCAAAATGATGATGAAATAACTCTCAGACATGAATACATGTGGTTCTTACTTCTGATGATGGAAACGAGGAAGATCAGAGAACCGTTCAACATGTTACCCCCAAAAGATTTGGTACCGCTAAAGGATGCCGTT ccTACCAACGTGTACGAAGAAGTTCTTTTGTGGAACGATCAGACTAGTTTCTCATCAGAAAAGGAACATGATACTAAAGCAGAGACTCTGTCTGAGAAAGGTCCACCTGTTAAGACCTCTTCGCCTGCTAAATTCATCGAGAATAATCCATGGCCAAAGCAGGGAGTCGTTTGCTACTTAGCTGCTTTCAGTGATCGTGATACTTATTGA
- the LOC123318606 gene encoding uncharacterized protein LOC123318606, which produces MEEEVLKWGKMDHKGILSKVVKKYNPKLKGRYQVDTQALKGYVSGSIYAGEWSPVEMDGEGSYILPHGVVYEGKLKDGMFHGKGVLTYPLGQMVVGEWYEGDIISWTFKYKNIKQCTLDTYCKQPDRRFLTTLYNELLPAGKEYLTNQQPTRKIPTGCYDVEDGFYNPKTLWVHSVKNMSKVLYMPPPRRKPADLCYFRDEMAHFIRKVPFVPIYRTSQWIEENCRKAWDQPTEYKPELYEYWYSGRKDQARRLNMRVQKQGGKFHWQESVCDELLRNFEIVAERQRRRKQEKMEEETVEKEAFVPKMEQLEVKFASIAITEEPTSLWSDDRFSLEVQDSDSKKFSSQVEEGSDQPQ; this is translated from the exons ATGGAGGAAGAAGTACTCAAATGGGGCAAAATGGATCATAAAGGGATTTTGAGCAAGGTCGTTAAAAAGTATAATCCAAAGTTGAAGGGTAGATATCAG GTAGATACTCAAGCATTGAAAGGTTATGTATCTGGAAGCATCTACGCTGGTGAATGGTCACCCGTGGAAATGGATGGTGAGGGATCTTACATACTTCCCCATGGTGTAGTCTATGAGGGTAAGCTTAAAGATGGTATGTTTCATGGAAAAGGTGTTCTGACATACCCTTTAGGACAGATGGTCGTTG GAGAGTGGTACGAAGGAGATATAATTTCTTGGACCTTCAAATACAAAAACATCAAGCAGTGTACTCTGGATACCTATTGCAAACAGCCAGACAGGAGGTTCTTGACAACGCTGTACAACGAACTGCTTCCTGCTGGTAAGGAGTACCTGACTAACCAGCAACCGACGAGAAAGATACCCACAGGTTGCTATGACGTTGAGGACGGTTTCTATAATCCTAAGACGCTATGGGTTCATAGCGTTAAGAACATGAGCAAG GTTCTCTATATGCCCCCTCCACGGAGAAAACCAGCTGACCTCTGCTACTTCAGAGACGAGATGGCGCATTTCATCAGGAAGGTACCCTTCGTTCCCATATACAGGACGTCTCAGTGGATAGAGGAAAACTGCAGGAAGGCCTGGGACCAACCCACAG AGTACAAACCCGAGCTGTACGAGTACTGGTACTCTGGTAGGAAGGATCAAGCAAGAAGACTGAACATGAGGGTGCAGAAACAGGGGGGTAAATTCCATTGGCAGGAGTCGGTTTGCGACGAGCTACTACGAAACTTTGAGATAGTTGCGGAACGACAGAGAAGGAGAAAGCAAGAAAAGATGGAAGAGGAGACTGTCGAGAAAGAGGCGTTTGTTCCAAAGATGGAGCAGTTGGAGGTTAAGTTTGCCAGTATAGCAATAACTGAAGAGCCTACTTCCTTATGGTCAGATGACAGGTTTAGTTTGGAAGTTCAAGATTCTGACAGCAAGAAATTTTCGTCGCAGGTTGAGGAGGGATCTGATCAACCTCAATGA
- the LOC123318607 gene encoding uncharacterized protein LOC123318607: protein MMYERASISPFARRRLTRDWRILAEDVEDQRFSKCTTRRKTFVNEVWLESAVDLHNLVFNTLDFVTGSFYEGQCSKTGMEGMGTYTFPHGVVYEGQFRDGMFHGKGILIYPNGQAMNCTFQKGKMTKWEFLFMPPNTNLTDDDYSISAKRSWAPDSDVSFKVKAEGDLDIATYCQPPDRRFHLSHTEGLKPATKENLTNIRPTREIPEDCYDVGDGFYNPRTKWVHHAGDMDNLLYMAPENSRTPKLSTERARREFTEKIPNVPIYKNEKWIKDHCRKAWDENVGYKPSLYEYWFSGRNERREKMNMRYHSEGGNFVKEESINEECLKYFQPKLAFAEKSRQSSYSPDQ from the exons ATGATGTATGAAAGAGCTTCCATTTCACCTTTCGCTAGGAGAAGATTGACAAGAGATTGGCGTATTCTAGCGGAAGATGTGGAGGATCAGAGGTTCAGCAAGTGCACGACAAGAAGAAAAACCTTCGTTAACGAAGTTTGGCTGGAGAGCGCCGTCGATTTACATAACCTAGTCTTCAATACACTCGATTTCGTCACAGGAAGTTTTTACGAAG GTCAGTGCAGCAAAACTGGCATGGAAGGAATGGGGACGTATACCTTTCCCCATGGAGTGGTTTACGAAGGTCAATTCAGAGACGGAATGTTTCACGGTAAAGGCATACTGATCTATCCAAATGGTCAAGCCATGAACTGCACTTTCCAGAAGGGCAAAATGACGAAATGGGAGTTTCTTTTTATGCCGCCAAATACGAACTTAACAGACGATGATTACAGCATTTCAGCTAAAAGGAGCTGGGCTCCTGATAGCGACGTTTCTTTCAAGGTCAAAGCTG aaggcGATTTAGATATAGCAACTTACTGCCAACCACCAGACCGGAGGTTTCACCTGAGCCATACCGAAGGCCTCAAGCCAGCCACTAAAGAAAATTTAACGAACATCCGCCCTACAAGAGAGATTCCCGAGGATTGTTATGATGTCGGTGATGGCTTCTATAACCCAAGAACCAAATGGGTGCACCACGCTGGTGATATGGACAATTTGCTGTACATGGCACCAGAAAATAGTAGAACACCGAAGTTATCAACAGAGA GGGCTCGCAGAGAGTTCACAGAGAAGATACCAAACGTTCCTATTTATAAGAACGAGAAATGGATCAAAGACCATTGTAGAAAGGCTTGGGACGAAAATGTGGGCTATAAACCGAGCCTTTACGAATACTGGTTTTCTGGAAGAAACGAACGTAGGGAAAAAATGAATATGCGATACCATAGTGAGGGTGGAAATTTTGTTAAGGAGGAGTCTATAAATGAGGAGTGTCTCAAATATTTCCAGCCAAAATTAGCTTTCGCTGAGAAAAGTCGACAGAGTTCTTATTCTCCTGATCAGTGA